Within the Deltaproteobacteria bacterium genome, the region CGCGCGCCACCAGCTCTTTTCCGGTGCCGCTCTCGCCGTTCACGAGCACGGTCGAGTCGCTCTGGGCGACCTTCTCCAGCAGCCGGAAGACCTCGAGCATCGGGCCGCTCTTGCCGATGATGTTCTCGAACCGGTAGCGGCTGGAGAGCTCGTCGCTGAGCGTGGCGATGGCTTCCTCTTTGCGGTTCATCTCCGAGTCGAAGTTGGCGATCTCCGAGACCGCGAACTCGAGCAGGTCGGTGAGCTTCTCCACCTCGGCGCCGCTGAGGACGGGGATCTTGGTGATGGCCCGGTCGAGGTCGGTGGCGCCGGCGTTGAGCTCGCGGATCTTGCTCTTGAGGGTGTCGCCCTCCTGGGGGCTCGGCAGTGCGCGCGAGAAGCCCTCCACGAAGACCATGCCCTCGTACTCGCCAGCCAGGTAGAGCGGCGCGCCCACGATCACGAAGCCGAGGTGGCAGTCGTGAAAGAGGCAGGAGCGCGTCTTCTTCGAGGTCTTGAACTTCTCGTGGAGCACCCGCACCGACTGGTTGCAGCGCCGGTAGCCCTCCTTCGAGAAGAGCGAGAGCCGGCAGAAGTCGTTCTGCGGCGGGGTGATCTCACCCTTGGCGTGATCGAGGACCTGGCCGTCTTTGCCCGCGAACGAAAGCTCCACCCGCCACCACTTGCGGATGACGTCCTTGAGCATGATGATCGTGTGGAGATTCTGATATTTTTCGTAGTCGAGCATCACGCGACCAGGGCAACAGGGAGGCGCAAGCGCCCCCGTCTCAACGCCGGACAGCAGTGTAAACGACCCTATCCCTGTCGTAAACCGAGACAGCCGCCGTCCGAAAAACGTGCACGCCCACACCCACCATCACGGCCACGAGCACGAGGATGCCGAGCACGACCACGGCGCTGGGCCGTCGGGGCACGAGCTCTCGCACCACCCGCGCAAAGGGCACTCGCGCTCGACGGATCGCGGGCGGCTGTGGATCACGCTGGGGTTGTCGGTGGGCACGCTCATCGCCGAGGCGGTGGGCGGCTGGGTGACGCACTCGCTGGCGCTGCTCTCCGACGCCGGTCACATGCTCACCGATGTCTCCGCGATCGTGCTGAGCATGCTCGCGCTGTGGTTCGGCTCGCGTCCGGCCGACGAGAAGAAGAGCTTCGGCTACTACCGATTGGAGATCCTCGCAGCGCTCACCAACGGCGTGGCGCTCATCGCGATCAGCATCCTCATCGCGTGGGAAGCCATCGCGCGCATCCGCAATCCGGTCGAGGTGCACGTCGGGCCGATGATCTGGGTGGCGGCCGGCGGCTTCATCGCCAACGGGCTGGGCGCGCAGCTCTTGAGCCACTCGCACAACCTCAACGTGCGCGGCGTCTTCTTGCACATGCTCGGCGATCTGCTCGCGAGCGCGGGCGTGCTCGCGGCGGCCGTGGTGATGTGGTTCACCGGCTGGTATCGCGCGGACCCGCTTATCTCGATCGGCGTGTCGCTGGTGATCCTGTACGGCAGCTACGGGCTGGTGCGCGAGGCGGTGGACGTGCTGCTGGAGTCGGTGCCTGCGCACCTCGACACCGAGGCCATCGAGAAGGCCATGGCCGCGGTGCCGCGGGTGAAGGCCGTTCACGACCTGCACGTGTGGACCATCGCCACGGGCATGTACGCGCTCAGCGCGCACGTGGTGGTGGAGCGCGCCGCCTGCGCCGACTCCGACGAGATCCTCCGCCAGCTCAAAGCCGAGGTGGCGTCGAAGTTCCACATCGATCACACCACGCTCCAGATCGAGAGCGAGGTCTACGAGCACCACGGCGAGGCCGACGACGACGGGCACGGCCACGACCACCCCGGGCACGAGCACGCCTGATCGCGCTACTTGAAGACGACCGAGCCGCCGCCGCTGACGTTCTGGGTGACCGCGCTGGGATGTCCCTGAACCACGACCTTCGCGCCGCCGGAAGCGGTGACCGCGAGCGCCTCGGTGGCCGCGACCTCGAACCGCCCGCCGCCCGAGCCCTCGACGCTCACTGCGCGAGCGGGGAGGCCGAACGCGTGCACGTCGGCGCCGCCGGAGCCCTCGATGGCGAGGTTGTCGACGCCGGGACCGGACACCGTGGCCGAAGCGCCGCCCGAGAGCTCGAGCTTCAGCTTGCCCTTCTGATCGGTCGCTTCAATGGACCCGCCGCCGGACGCTTCGGCGCGCTCGAGCGGAAGCCCGGTCACCTTGGCGCTGGCGCCGCCGCTCGCCTCGACGCGGTCGAGCTTGGGCACCGCCACGACCACGGAAACGCCGCTGTGCGTGGTGAAGCCGAAGTGCGTCTTCCACGAGAGCTCCAGCACGCCATCCTTGACCTCGGTGACGAGGTCGGCGCGATCCGATGCACTGCCGTGCACCTCGACCTTCTGCGTGGGCGCCGCGCTGGCGACGACGTGGATGCCGCCGGACGTGTCGACGGCGTGGAACGGCGCGAGCTGCCGCTCTTCCGATTCCTCGGACGCGTGGGCGGCAAGTGGGACGGCAAGCAGCAGGGCAATCAGGGCAGGGCGCATGGTTGGCCTCCGGGCAGCCGTACGAAGTCGCGTCAGGGGGCATTTCACCATGCGTCGACCTGTGACAATTCGCGGTGTTGGGGTTGACAGGCCGGCCGGGATCTGTAACTAAGCCCGGTCCCGAAGAGGGATTGATGCAGCGCACAACGGGCCGCGGGGCCCATTTTCAGGAGTCGTCACATCGCTAGGGACGCACGCACGGATCGCCGCATTCGCGCTCGAGAGGTTCGAGTCATCGGACCTCAGGGCGAGAAGATTGGTGTCCTGCCGATCGAGCAGGCGCTGGCCAGGGCTCAAGAGCTCGGGATGAACCTCGTCGAGGTCTCCCCGATGGAGAAGCCCCCGGTCTGCAAGATCATGGACTACGGCCGCTTCAAGTATGAGCAGAAGAAGAAGGCCAACGAGTCCAAGAAGAAGCAGGCGGTCGTGCACCTGAAGGAGATCAAGCTCCGCCCGAAGACGGAGGAGCACGACTACGACTTCAAGGTGAAGGCCGTCCGCGCGTTCCTCCAGGAAGGCAACAAGGCGCGCATCACCATCATGTTCCGCGGCCGTGAGATCACCCACCGCGACATCGGCCAGCGCATCCTCATGGAGGTCGTGGAAGACGTGCGCGACTGCGGCATCGTGGAGCAGCAGCCGCGGCTCGAGGGTCGCCAGATGTTCATGATCCTCTCGCCCAACCCCAAGTGGAAGCCGGGGACGCCTCCGCCTCCGCCGCGCAAGCACTCCATCGCCCAGGCCATCGCCGGTGCGCGCGGGCCGTTCAAGCCCAGCACGCCGTCGATTCCGGCTCCCGCTCCGGCAGCGGCTCCGAGCGCGGCGCCCACTGCCTCGGCGACGCCGCCGGGGGCTCCGGCTCCGGCCGCGACGCCTGCCCCGGCTCCGGCTCCGGCCGCTGCACCCGTTTCCACTCCGGCCCCTGCGCCGGCGCAGGCCGCGCCGCCCGCGCAGCCCAAGCACTGATCCTCAACCCGCTTTCTTCTGGAGAAGCACGATGCCCAAGCTCAAGACCAAGCGCGCTGCCGTGAAGCGGCTCAGCGTGAACAAGAACGGCAAGGTCAAGTTTTCCAAGGCCGGCGCCAAGCACAACTTCATGCCCAAGAACGCCAAGCGCAGCCGTCGCCTGCGCGGCTCCGGCTTCATGAAGGACATGGACGCCGCCAAGGTCCGCAAGGAGCTCTTCCCCTACGGGTCGCCCCGCTAGGTTTCGTTTTCGCTCCGCTCGTCGGAGCGAATGATGCGGCTGCGCAGGTTGCAGCCGCACCCGCTGGAAGCCGGGTCTCAAGTGGTCGAAGGTTCGACCCTCCGTCTTCCGCACTGTGAGCGCCGTTTGAGCGCTCGTTGGAGTCGAAGATGCGCGTCAAGAAGGGT harbors:
- a CDS encoding cation transporter gives rise to the protein MHAHTHHHGHEHEDAEHDHGAGPSGHELSHHPRKGHSRSTDRGRLWITLGLSVGTLIAEAVGGWVTHSLALLSDAGHMLTDVSAIVLSMLALWFGSRPADEKKSFGYYRLEILAALTNGVALIAISILIAWEAIARIRNPVEVHVGPMIWVAAGGFIANGLGAQLLSHSHNLNVRGVFLHMLGDLLASAGVLAAAVVMWFTGWYRADPLISIGVSLVILYGSYGLVREAVDVLLESVPAHLDTEAIEKAMAAVPRVKAVHDLHVWTIATGMYALSAHVVVERAACADSDEILRQLKAEVASKFHIDHTTLQIESEVYEHHGEADDDGHGHDHPGHEHA
- a CDS encoding DUF2807 domain-containing protein, translating into MRPALIALLLAVPLAAHASEESEERQLAPFHAVDTSGGIHVVASAAPTQKVEVHGSASDRADLVTEVKDGVLELSWKTHFGFTTHSGVSVVVAVPKLDRVEASGGASAKVTGLPLERAEASGGGSIEATDQKGKLKLELSGGASATVSGPGVDNLAIEGSGGADVHAFGLPARAVSVEGSGGGRFEVAATEALAVTASGGAKVVVQGHPSAVTQNVSGGGSVVFK
- the infC gene encoding translation initiation factor IF-3; its protein translation is MARDARTDRRIRAREVRVIGPQGEKIGVLPIEQALARAQELGMNLVEVSPMEKPPVCKIMDYGRFKYEQKKKANESKKKQAVVHLKEIKLRPKTEEHDYDFKVKAVRAFLQEGNKARITIMFRGREITHRDIGQRILMEVVEDVRDCGIVEQQPRLEGRQMFMILSPNPKWKPGTPPPPPRKHSIAQAIAGARGPFKPSTPSIPAPAPAAAPSAAPTASATPPGAPAPAATPAPAPAPAAAPVSTPAPAPAQAAPPAQPKH
- the rpmI gene encoding 50S ribosomal protein L35, with product MPKLKTKRAAVKRLSVNKNGKVKFSKAGAKHNFMPKNAKRSRRLRGSGFMKDMDAAKVRKELFPYGSPR